In one window of Arachis ipaensis cultivar K30076 chromosome B06, Araip1.1, whole genome shotgun sequence DNA:
- the LOC107647707 gene encoding RING-H2 finger protein ATL79-like: MEFSSSSLQITPIEEEFYLGDCFSIIFNYTKKLIQIIESSNSTREVESCSTTSTATEAILVPSDILCSVTPLTELSREDTILLHEICSSLSVSPQLLDRILHDIVETARRCDSNTREIVVNLNVTSYNVVQDSDEQDDDAECAICLEKFDDGNEDSSVQIVRTNCSHVFHDRCLLHWLRRCANCQSPHSCPLCRSIIFPTSEIDNE, translated from the coding sequence ATGGaattctcctcttcttctttgcAAATCACTCCCATTGAAGAAGAATTTTATTTGGGTGATTGCTTCTCCATCATCTTCAATTACACCAAAAAATTGATCCAAATTATTGAAAGCTCAAACTCAACTCGTGAGGTTGAGTCTTGTTCTACTACAAGTACAGCCACGGAAGCAATCTTGGTTCCTTCAGACATCTTATGCAGTGTTACTCCACTCACAGAGCTCAGCAGAGAAGACACAATCTTGTTACATGAAATCTGTTCTTCACTAAGTGTGTCCCCTCAGCTATTAGACCGAATTTTACATGACATAGTCGAAACTGCAAGAAGGTGTGACTCCAACACGCGGGAGATTGTTGTGAACCTTAATGTTACCTCGTACAATGTTGTTCAAGATTCTGATGAGCAAGATGATGATGCTGAATGCGCCATTTGCTTGGAGAAGTTTGACGATGGTAATGAAGATTCAAGCGTACAAATTGTTCGTACAAATTGCTCGCATGTTTTTCATGATCGCTGCTTGCTCCACTGGCTCCGACGCTGTGCCAACTGTCAGTCGCCACATTCTTGCCCATTGTGCCGCAGCATCATATTTCCAACTTCAGAGATAGATAATGAATAG
- the LOC110263630 gene encoding wall-associated receptor kinase 4-like, translating to MLLQQLSTREESSQITQIFTSEELKKATNNYDENLILGRGGYGTVFKGFLDNNRIVAIKKSKIVDQSQTEQFINEVIVLSQINHRNIVKLLGCCLEEEVPLLVYEFVNNGTLFDFIHNQIQNNVNNLLTWNTRLRIAAEAASALSYLHSAASIPIIHRDVKSANILLDDNYTAKVSDFGASRLVPLDQQALATMVQGTIGYLDPEYMQTSQLTEKSDVYSFGVVLVELLTSEKPLSFDRTEEKRSLALYFLSYLKEDRLFEVVRVDLLSEENKQEIEEVAFLAAKCLRLNGDERPSMKEVAMELEGLQLMQKHRWINGNKNLEETCYLLPSSSSKTCEYGDSSCHKNAGYDSIRDQVLISFDDGR from the coding sequence ATGTTGTTACAACAACTCTCTACAAGAGAAGAATCCTCACAAATTACTCAGATTTTCACATCAGAGGAACTAAAGAAGGCTACCAACAATTATGACGAGAACTTAATACTTGGAAGAGGAGGTTACGGTACAGTTTTCAAAGGTTTTCTTGACAATAATAGAATTGTGGCAATCAAGAAGTCTAAAATAGTTGATCAGAGCCAAACAGAGCAGTTCATCAATGAGGTGATTGTTCTATCTCAAATCAATCATAGAAACATAGTGAAACTGTTAGGTTGCTGCTTAGAAGAAGAGGTTCCTTTACTAGTTTATGAGTTTGTTAACAATGGTACCCTCTTTGATTTTAtccacaatcaaattcaaaacaatgTGAATAATTTGTTAACTTGGAACACACGTCTAAGGATAGCAGCAGAGGCAGCTAGTGCTCTATCTTATCTACACTCAGCAGCATCTATACCCATTATCCATAGAGATGTGAAGAGTGCAAATATTCTCTTAGATGACAATTACACTGCAAAAGTTTCCGATTTCGGAGCTTCCAGATTGGTTCCACTAGATCAACAAGCGTTGGCCACCATGGTGCAAGGAACTATTGGATACTTGGATCCAGAATACATGCAAACGAGTCAACTAACTGAGAAAAGTGATGTGTATAGTTTTGGAGTCGTACTTGTAGAACTTCTAACAAGCGAAAAACCTCTTTCTTTTGATAGGACGGAAGAAAAGAGAAGTCTTGCTCTTTACTTTCTGTCCTATCTAAAAGAGGATCGCTTGTTTGAAGTCGTTCGAGTCGACCTTTTGAGTGAAGAAAACAAGCAAGAGATTGAAGAGGTTGCTTTTCTTGCGGCAAAATGTTTGAGACTTAATGGAGATGAGAGACCAAGTATGAAGGAAGTGGCAATGGAATTGGAGGGATTGCAGTTAATGCAGAAACACCGTTGGATCAATGGGAACAAAAATTTGGAAGAGACTTGTTACTTGCTTCCCAGTTCATCATCCAAAACATGTGAATATGGTGATAGTAGTTGCCATAAAAATGCTGGGTATGATAGCATCAGAGATCAAGTACTAATTTCTTTTGATGATGGAAGATGA